The Priestia megaterium genome contains a region encoding:
- a CDS encoding MFS transporter yields MHQNRFLAPTIGGILAAYLGTSSTYIVVGILFLLSTISLFYLKEPMLKQQEQKIPWLKQVLIGYRYFFKQKQLIWLGFFTSLVQFSVEVTMVINVPYVLEELKGT; encoded by the coding sequence TTGCACCAGAACCGTTTTTTGGCACCAACAATAGGAGGAATTTTAGCAGCTTATTTAGGAACTTCATCTACTTATATAGTCGTAGGGATACTTTTTCTACTTAGTACCATTAGCTTGTTTTATTTAAAAGAACCTATGTTAAAACAGCAAGAACAAAAGATTCCTTGGTTAAAACAAGTGCTAATTGGTTATCGCTATTTTTTTAAGCAAAAACAACTGATATGGCTAGGTTTTTTTACTTCTCTTGTTCAATTTAGTGTTGAGGTAACCATGGTTATTAATGTTCCTTATGTTTTAGAAGAGCTGAAAGGAACTTAG
- a CDS encoding IS6 family transposase encodes MEKQHLFKWKHYQPDIILLTMRWYLRYNLSFRDLVEMMEERGLSIAHTTIMRWVHQYGPELDERVRRHLKSTNDSWRVDETYVKVKGQWMYLYRAVDSEGNTIDFYLSESKDKQAAKRFFKKALAFSYVSKPRVITVDKNPAYPIAIQELKEEEQMPEGMQVRQVRYLNNIVEQDHRFIKKRVRSMLGLKSFHTATYILCGIEAMHMIKKKQTHQRVASAQNQKEFIHRLFGLAS; translated from the coding sequence ATGGAAAAGCAACATTTATTCAAGTGGAAACATTATCAACCTGACATTATTTTATTAACCATGAGATGGTACCTACGGTACAACCTGAGTTTTCGTGATTTAGTCGAAATGATGGAAGAACGCGGACTATCTATTGCTCATACAACCATCATGCGTTGGGTTCATCAATATGGTCCTGAATTAGATGAGCGAGTACGCCGTCATCTTAAGTCAACCAACGATTCTTGGCGAGTCGATGAGACGTATGTGAAAGTCAAAGGTCAATGGATGTACCTGTATCGTGCAGTCGATTCAGAAGGGAATACCATTGATTTTTATCTAAGTGAATCAAAAGATAAACAAGCAGCCAAGCGCTTTTTTAAGAAAGCCTTGGCTTTTTCCTATGTTTCTAAACCTCGTGTTATAACAGTAGATAAGAATCCTGCCTACCCTATAGCGATTCAAGAATTAAAAGAAGAGGAACAGATGCCTGAAGGTATGCAAGTAAGGCAAGTTAGATATCTCAATAATATAGTTGAGCAAGATCACCGTTTTATTAAGAAGCGAGTTCGTTCTATGCTAGGATTGAAGTCATTCCATACGGCTACTTACATATTGTGTGGCATAGAAGCCATGCATATGATTAAAAAGAAACAGACTCACCAAAGGGTGGCTTCTGCCCAAAATCAAAAAGAATTCATCCATAGACTGTTTGGATTAGCTTCATAA
- a CDS encoding NUDIX hydrolase, whose amino-acid sequence MEHKWLDWAKQLQSIAQAGLAYSKDIYDVERFELIRDISVEMLSQQTGMEMTVIKDLFANETGYATPKVDIRAVIFKDNRILMVKENSDGSWSLPGGWADIGLTPSEVAVKEVKEESGFDVKAVKLLAVMDMKCHPHPPSPFHIYKMFIQCEIIGGQPMKGVETSAVEFFAENKLPPLSIARNTQTQIEMAFKHLYNPKESVYFD is encoded by the coding sequence ATAGAACATAAGTGGCTTGATTGGGCGAAGCAACTTCAATCTATTGCACAGGCAGGATTAGCTTATTCAAAAGATATTTATGATGTAGAGAGATTTGAACTAATAAGAGACATAAGCGTTGAAATGTTATCACAACAAACAGGTATGGAAATGACAGTCATAAAAGATTTATTTGCAAATGAAACTGGTTACGCAACACCTAAAGTAGATATTAGGGCTGTGATCTTTAAGGATAACAGAATATTAATGGTCAAAGAGAATTCAGATGGTAGTTGGTCGTTACCTGGTGGCTGGGCTGACATTGGGTTAACTCCAAGTGAAGTAGCAGTTAAAGAGGTAAAAGAAGAATCAGGATTTGATGTGAAAGCTGTCAAATTGTTAGCTGTAATGGATATGAAATGTCATCCACATCCTCCTTCACCTTTTCATATTTATAAAATGTTCATTCAATGTGAAATCATTGGGGGGCAACCGATGAAGGGTGTAGAAACGAGTGCTGTGGAATTCTTTGCTGAAAATAAACTGCCGCCATTATCAATAGCTCGAAATACACAAACACAAATTGAGATGGCTTTTAAACATTTGTATAATCCTAAAGAATCTGTATATTTTGATTGA
- a CDS encoding spore coat protein has product MNEKDIVNDYLAGLNASLTGYANIISQTNNQQLYETLIQIRNQDETRQRSVYEYAKQKNYYQPAAPANSTIVQQLKNQLQQG; this is encoded by the coding sequence ATGAATGAAAAGGATATCGTAAATGATTATTTAGCAGGTCTCAATGCAAGTTTAACAGGTTATGCCAATATTATTAGCCAAACAAATAACCAACAATTATATGAGACACTTATTCAAATACGTAATCAGGACGAGACACGCCAACGTAGTGTGTATGAGTATGCAAAACAAAAAAATTATTACCAACCAGCTGCTCCAGCAAATTCTACTATTGTACAACAACTTAAAAATCAATTACAACAAGGATAG
- a CDS encoding isocitrate lyase/phosphoenolpyruvate mutase family protein, producing MKKSTMIKELLTGNKVIKLAGAHDALSAKIAEKKGFDAIWASGLGISAVETVPDASILSMQEFLNAAISMNQATNIPVIADCDSGFGNIHNVIHMVKKYEYAGIAGVCIEDKVFPKLNSFLSGNQQRLVSAEEFASKIMAAKDTQIDPDFLVIARVESLIAGESMEDALYRATCYAEAGADAILIHSKSKTSDQIEEFSKKWSGQVPLFIVPTTYPNIKTKDIEEMGVKAVVYANQSLRASVKMMDYVLGNIIEQGSSLKVEEEISKVEEIFNLQDVNQMKIDEKKYSHSNALV from the coding sequence ATGAAAAAATCAACAATGATTAAAGAGTTACTTACAGGAAATAAAGTTATTAAACTTGCAGGTGCCCATGATGCATTGAGTGCAAAAATTGCCGAAAAAAAGGGTTTTGATGCTATTTGGGCGAGTGGATTAGGCATCTCCGCTGTAGAAACTGTACCTGATGCAAGTATTTTATCAATGCAGGAATTTCTCAACGCAGCTATATCTATGAATCAAGCTACTAATATACCGGTTATAGCTGATTGTGATTCAGGATTTGGAAATATACACAATGTGATTCATATGGTGAAAAAATATGAATATGCGGGTATCGCAGGAGTATGCATTGAAGATAAAGTTTTTCCAAAGTTGAATAGTTTTTTGTCAGGTAATCAACAGCGTCTTGTAAGTGCAGAAGAGTTTGCTAGTAAGATTATGGCAGCAAAAGATACTCAAATTGACCCTGATTTCTTAGTTATAGCAAGGGTAGAATCACTTATTGCTGGAGAAAGTATGGAAGATGCTTTGTACCGTGCTACTTGTTATGCCGAAGCTGGCGCAGATGCAATATTAATTCATTCCAAGTCTAAGACATCAGATCAAATAGAAGAGTTTTCCAAAAAATGGTCAGGTCAAGTACCTTTATTTATTGTTCCAACAACGTACCCGAATATAAAGACAAAAGATATAGAGGAAATGGGAGTAAAGGCTGTAGTATACGCTAATCAATCATTACGTGCTTCAGTAAAAATGATGGATTATGTCTTAGGTAACATTATTGAACAAGGTTCCAGCTTAAAGGTAGAAGAGGAAATTAGTAAGGTAGAAGAAATATTTAATTTACAAGATGTAAATCAAATGAAGATAGATGAAAAAAAGTATAGTCATTCTAATGCTCTTGTTTAA
- a CDS encoding DinB family protein: MSHHSLKLYDYHVWANQKIFDRLKELSEDIYEKEIQSVFPSISKVMAHIYVSDNIWLDFISGEKFDEVYASADQLREQMETKRIEEVETMFFDLSDRYKAFLDRQEDMETAFVLETSFAGRLETRLSDLVQHVVNHGTYHRGNITAMLRQLGHPGVMTDYVLYLYERDTKE, translated from the coding sequence ATGTCACATCACTCATTAAAATTGTACGACTACCATGTATGGGCAAACCAAAAAATTTTCGACCGATTAAAAGAACTTTCTGAGGACATTTACGAAAAAGAAATTCAGAGCGTTTTTCCTTCTATATCAAAGGTGATGGCGCACATTTATGTCTCTGATAACATATGGTTAGATTTTATTTCTGGTGAAAAATTTGATGAAGTATATGCGTCGGCTGATCAATTGAGAGAACAGATGGAAACGAAAAGAATCGAGGAAGTAGAAACGATGTTTTTCGATTTATCTGACCGGTACAAAGCGTTTCTCGATCGTCAAGAAGATATGGAAACGGCCTTTGTGCTTGAAACTTCATTTGCTGGACGACTCGAAACTCGTTTATCTGACTTAGTACAACATGTTGTCAATCATGGAACATATCATCGTGGCAATATCACAGCTATGTTGCGGCAATTGGGCCATCCTGGTGTTATGACTGATTATGTTTTATATTTATATGAAAGGGATACGAAAGAGTAG
- a CDS encoding methyltransferase domain-containing protein, with protein sequence MEPFWEKFYLNDEVETFGKPSIEVVDVSKRLKENSKVLDLGCGDGRHAIFLANLGHEVDAVDISEAGIAKINRAKGKLNLTNLTASVENVVNYKFIDTYDLVISHGLFHFMERNHWSNVIERMKLGTRKNGYNIIAVFTNEVEIPEDLKSYVKGIFNEGELKEIYSDWSVEMYQSYQFEDEHENNIRHCHAVNKVVARKL encoded by the coding sequence ATGGAACCATTTTGGGAAAAATTTTATCTAAACGATGAGGTTGAAACATTCGGCAAGCCAAGTATTGAAGTAGTTGATGTTAGTAAAAGGTTAAAAGAAAATTCGAAAGTTCTAGATCTAGGCTGTGGAGATGGACGGCATGCTATCTTTCTAGCGAATTTAGGACACGAAGTTGATGCAGTAGATATATCAGAGGCAGGTATAGCTAAAATCAATAGGGCTAAGGGAAAGTTGAACCTAACTAACTTAACTGCATCTGTAGAGAATGTAGTTAACTATAAATTTATTGATACATACGATTTAGTTATTTCACATGGGCTATTTCATTTTATGGAACGTAACCACTGGTCTAATGTAATTGAACGTATGAAATTAGGAACACGAAAGAATGGATACAACATTATTGCGGTTTTTACTAATGAAGTTGAAATACCAGAGGATTTAAAGAGTTATGTTAAAGGAATTTTTAATGAAGGTGAATTAAAAGAAATTTATTCTGATTGGTCCGTAGAAATGTATCAATCTTATCAGTTTGAAGATGAACATGAAAATAATATTAGACACTGTCATGCAGTTAATAAGGTTGTTGCGAGAAAATTATAA
- a CDS encoding LLM class flavin-dependent oxidoreductase, which translates to MSEVLFHFYAPTHGDSKYIGQSRPEIKGTPEHIVKIAKAAEKGGFDGILIPTGPNCADAFITATNIVINTENLRPLIAIRPGFISPTVASKMVSTLDVLSNGRVSLNVVSGGSPKELAMDGDFTNHDKRYERTKEFTEILRGVWEDDPFNYTGRFYKIDNAKFTPAPLQKPYPKLYLGGTSDPAVTVASELFDTYLMWGEPVEDVKAQIQKVKEMANIYNRHVKFGIRINIITASSEKVAWEKAEKIISQVNKDKVSMLKEYMDNSDSISLKRIQSLRGREFEDPCFWTGMTSYRSGNSTALVGSYKQVAESLIKYINVGITEFIFSSYPHLETVSEIGKEILPRIKKEVNYSKDGNVYI; encoded by the coding sequence ATGTCTGAAGTATTATTTCATTTTTATGCTCCTACTCATGGAGATAGTAAATATATAGGTCAATCTCGGCCTGAGATTAAGGGAACCCCTGAACATATTGTAAAAATAGCCAAAGCTGCTGAAAAAGGTGGATTTGATGGGATTTTAATACCAACGGGTCCTAATTGCGCTGATGCCTTTATTACAGCTACCAATATTGTAATCAATACTGAAAACTTAAGGCCTTTAATTGCTATAAGACCTGGATTTATTTCGCCTACAGTTGCATCAAAGATGGTTTCTACATTAGATGTTTTAAGTAATGGAAGGGTATCATTAAACGTTGTATCCGGTGGGTCTCCTAAGGAGCTAGCTATGGATGGAGACTTTACTAACCATGATAAAAGATATGAGCGAACAAAAGAGTTTACAGAGATACTAAGAGGGGTGTGGGAAGACGACCCTTTCAATTATACCGGAAGATTTTACAAAATAGACAATGCAAAATTTACTCCTGCCCCTTTACAAAAGCCTTATCCAAAACTGTATTTAGGTGGCACTTCTGATCCTGCAGTTACCGTTGCTTCAGAATTATTCGATACTTATTTAATGTGGGGAGAGCCTGTTGAAGATGTTAAGGCACAGATTCAAAAGGTAAAGGAAATGGCTAATATATACAACAGACATGTGAAGTTCGGCATTAGAATAAATATTATAACGGCTTCGAGCGAAAAAGTTGCGTGGGAAAAAGCAGAAAAAATAATTAGTCAAGTAAACAAAGATAAAGTCTCTATGTTAAAAGAATATATGGATAATAGTGATTCAATTTCATTAAAGAGAATTCAAAGTTTAAGAGGAAGAGAATTTGAAGACCCGTGTTTTTGGACTGGTATGACTAGCTATAGATCCGGAAATTCAACAGCTCTCGTTGGATCATACAAACAGGTAGCTGAAAGTTTAATTAAATATATTAATGTAGGAATTACAGAGTTCATTTTTTCATCTTATCCCCATTTAGAGACGGTATCTGAAATAGGAAAAGAAATCTTACCTAGAATTAAAAAAGAAGTAAATTATTCAAAAGATGGGAACGTTTATATCTGA
- a CDS encoding GNAT family N-acetyltransferase, whose product MVGKVQLLSEKDLEEAANIFTSVFNDVPWNEPWSYETSYKRLLDISLTPGYIGIGYFDSNNGGLLGFLVGNEEQWADIRNFYINEICVLNNIQHSGIGTNLLDYLKHILESRNVNEAYLSTERGNAKPELFFKRNGFSTNESRILMSVGIGN is encoded by the coding sequence ATGGTAGGTAAAGTTCAATTGTTATCAGAGAAAGATCTAGAAGAGGCAGCAAATATATTTACCAGTGTATTCAATGATGTGCCATGGAATGAGCCCTGGAGCTATGAAACATCTTATAAACGTCTTTTAGACATTAGTCTAACACCTGGTTACATAGGCATAGGCTATTTCGATTCTAATAATGGTGGGTTATTGGGCTTTTTAGTGGGAAATGAAGAACAATGGGCAGATATTAGGAACTTTTACATAAATGAAATTTGTGTTCTAAATAATATTCAACATAGTGGGATTGGTACAAACTTGTTAGATTACTTAAAACATATTCTTGAGTCTAGAAATGTTAACGAAGCATATCTTTCAACTGAAAGAGGTAATGCTAAACCTGAGTTATTCTTTAAAAGAAATGGATTTTCAACAAACGAATCACGTATTTTAATGAGTGTTGGGATTGGAAACTAA
- a CDS encoding M20 metallopeptidase family protein, with protein sequence MSTRRRLHQKPEIAFNEFKTSELISEYLEKFDIETIPNVAGTGVIGIINSEIQKPVIGLRADMDALPIQDQKTVEYKSKISNVMHACGHDAHVTMLLGTAYILSKYKDKIKAKIKLIFQPAEEGPGGAKPLIKTGHVDDLDIIFAQHVEPFLDVGTIGIQNDKAMAAIDKFNLKFSGKGGHGAYPHQTVDPIVVASQTIMAFQAVISRMINPMEQGVLTIGTINGGSKRNVIAEEVNLGGTIRTFSPDIRKEIHQNVIKIVENISSAYGTKHQLDYEFGYDPLINDKDALNVLRESFANMNRIQHLEVLDPVMSSEDFGYYLSKFKGCLWWIGAKPKTPYPLHSPHFDINEDVLSVGVEALVKTTINCANIIKP encoded by the coding sequence ATTTCAACTAGACGGAGGTTACATCAAAAACCTGAGATTGCTTTTAATGAGTTCAAAACATCAGAATTGATTTCTGAATATTTAGAAAAATTTGATATAGAAACTATTCCTAATGTTGCTGGCACAGGTGTAATAGGCATTATCAATAGTGAAATACAAAAGCCTGTAATAGGATTAAGAGCGGACATGGATGCTTTACCCATCCAAGACCAGAAAACTGTAGAGTATAAGAGTAAAATTTCTAACGTTATGCATGCCTGTGGCCATGATGCACATGTAACGATGTTATTAGGAACCGCTTACATCTTATCAAAGTATAAAGATAAAATTAAGGCTAAAATAAAGTTGATTTTTCAACCAGCTGAAGAAGGACCTGGAGGAGCAAAACCTCTAATTAAAACAGGACATGTAGATGATTTAGACATCATTTTTGCCCAACATGTAGAACCATTTCTTGATGTAGGTACCATAGGGATTCAAAACGATAAAGCTATGGCAGCTATTGATAAATTTAATTTGAAATTTAGTGGAAAAGGTGGCCATGGTGCTTACCCTCATCAAACAGTAGATCCAATAGTTGTTGCTTCCCAAACTATTATGGCATTTCAGGCAGTTATTAGTCGTATGATTAATCCAATGGAGCAGGGGGTTCTAACTATTGGCACCATTAATGGGGGCTCCAAAAGAAATGTAATTGCAGAAGAGGTTAATTTAGGAGGGACAATAAGGACTTTTTCTCCTGATATACGAAAAGAAATACATCAGAATGTTATCAAGATTGTAGAAAATATAAGCAGTGCCTATGGTACGAAACATCAGTTAGACTATGAGTTTGGCTATGATCCACTAATAAATGATAAAGATGCTTTGAATGTTCTTAGAGAATCATTTGCTAATATGAACAGAATACAGCATTTAGAGGTATTAGACCCTGTCATGAGTTCAGAAGATTTCGGATATTATTTATCTAAATTTAAAGGTTGTCTTTGGTGGATTGGAGCAAAACCAAAAACGCCGTATCCTTTACATAGCCCTCATTTCGATATCAATGAAGATGTACTATCGGTGGGAGTGGAAGCACTGGTTAAAACAACAATCAATTGCGCTAATATAATAAAGCCGTAA
- a CDS encoding thioredoxin family protein — protein sequence MRILQGTTTHFSDLLKNGITIVHFFLPNTPHRRIMKQFFHQASKEFEQEVTLIEVDGEKNKEDILQFSVVIAPTILVFKDGEERERLVGIHMPFELINSINKYCL from the coding sequence TTTTTCAGATCTATTAAAAAATGGTATTACAATTGTTCATTTCTTTTTACCTAATACACCGCATAGAAGAATTATGAAACAATTCTTTCATCAAGCGAGTAAAGAGTTTGAGCAAGAAGTAACTTTAATAGAAGTAGATGGAGAAAAAAATAAAGAAGATATTCTTCAGTTCAGTGTTGTTATTGCTCCTACTATTCTAGTATTCAAAGATGGAGAGGAAAGAGAACGATTAGTAGGTATTCACATGCCTTTTGAACTAATTAATTCGATTAATAAATACTGTTTATAA